In the genome of Triticum urartu cultivar G1812 chromosome 5, Tu2.1, whole genome shotgun sequence, one region contains:
- the LOC125509939 gene encoding vegetative cell wall protein gp1-like, with translation MARCLDALEGPIHPSDHRDLVYLVSSRPRQPAPPSSLPPRQQTPALSSSSPHQQNPAPPSPAPHQQAPAPPSSPPRQQTLAPSSSPPRQQTPAPPSQAPRQPSPPPKQQGKRGVTATTASGTTGGKRYKVGPSLKPVPRLPYHLTEEENKAEVAAQVQAHFGPKSPPPPEEKVPEHVMQHNIDMVQPLAAKHRDSDYERQIKKVISSTKKEGLELELEPRSCQKSGKNVPQLGEQAV, from the exons ATGGCACGGTGTCTGGATGCACTTGAAGGCCCCATTCATCCAAGTGATCACagag ATTTGGTTTACTTAGTGTCTTCCCGTCCGCGTCAGCCGGCTCCTCCTTCAAGTCTGCCACCGCGTCAGCAGACTCCTGCTCTTTCAAGTTCGTCACCGCATCAGCAGAATCCtgctcctccaagtccggcaccgCATCAGCAAGCTCCTGCTCCTCCAAGTTCGCCACCACGTCAGCAGACTCTCGCTCCTTCAAGTTCGCCACCGCGTCAGCAGACTCCTGCTCCTCCAAGTCAGGCACCGCGTCAGCCATCTCCGCCGCCTAAGCAACAGGGGAAGAGAGGCGTCACAGCTACGACGGCTAGCGGTACAACAGGAGGCAAGAGATACAAAGTTGGTCCAAGCCTCAAGCCTGTTCCGAGGTTGCCTTACCACTTGACTGAAGAGGAAAACAAAGCCGAAGTCGCTGCCCAAGTGCaggcccattttggaccgaaatcGCCCCCGCCGCCAGAGGAGAAAGTACCTGAGCATGTCATGCAGCACAATATTGATATGGTTCAACCACTAGCTGCCAAGCATAGGGactcagactatgagcgccaaaTCAAGAAAGTCATATCAAGCACAAAAAAAGAAGgactcgagctcgagctcgagccaAGAAGCTGCCAAAAAAGTGGGAAAAatgttccccagctgggagaacaggcggtgTAA
- the LOC125509938 gene encoding GDSL esterase/lipase At5g45910-like isoform X1, producing the protein MRSKRLCLCAAVCWLLLVPLLGPVSAAGRYDSIFSFGGSSSDTGNNLVVFPSSARADYVLRPPYGSTFFGRPTGRCSDGRLVVDFIAQHLGLPFVPPSLAHNGSFRHGANFAVSGSTALDAAFFRRLLPRTRKPLSTSLGVQLRWFESLKPSLCGTTQECETFFSRSLFVVGEFGTNDYGIFVENGAAGMALVPDVVGAISMAVERLIKHGATSLVVPGVIPLGCVPKILTGDYCLEDYNKLATHHNLLLQEALDKLRVRHPGTTIVYADQFGPVMDMMESPAKFGQSAQHHIFCLEEDALLTPCCGGPVTLLCGDDGGNLCQNPSSRLFWDGVHLTEAAYHYMAHLLLRSIDDTTVRGASYSL; encoded by the exons ATGAGGAGCAAGCGGCTGTGCCTGTGCGCTGCCGTCTGCTGGCTCCTCCTCGTACCACTCTTGGGCCCGGTCTCCGCGGCCGGGCGATACGATTCCATCTTCAGCTTCGGCGGCTCCTCCTCCGACACCGGCAACAACCTCGTCGTCTTCCCCTCCAGCGCCCGCGCCGACTACGTCCTGCGCCCGCCCTACGGCTCCACCTTCTTCGGCCGCCCCACCGGCCGCTGCTCCGACGGCCGCCTCGTCGTCGATTTCATCG CGCAACACCTGGGCCTGCCGTTCGTCCCGCCGTCGCTGGCGCACAACGGAAGCTTCCGCCATGGCGCCAACTTCGCCGTCAGCGGCTCCACCGCTCTCGACGCCGCTTTCTTCCGCCGCCTGCTTCCCCGCACCAGGAAGCCTCTCAGCACCAGCCTGGGCGTGCAGCTGCGGTGGTTCGAGTCTCTCAAGCCTTCGCTCTGCGGCACAACCCAAG AGTGCGAAACGTTCTTCAGCAGATCGCTCTTCGTCGTGGGGGAATTCGGGACCAATGATTACGGCATCTTCGTCGAGAACGGCGCGGCAGGGATGGCGCTAGTTCCAGATGTCGTCGGTGCCATCTCCATGGCCGTCGAG AGGCTCATCAAGCACGGGGCGACGAGTTTAGTGGTGCCTGGGGTGATCCCGTTGGGATGCGTCCCCAAGATCCTCACCGGCGACTATTGCCTCGAAGACTACAACAAGCTAGCGACGCACCACAACTTGCTGCTGCAGGAGGCCCTGGACAAGCTCCGAGTCAGGCACCCCGGCACCACCATCGTCTATGCCGACCAATTCGGCCCCGTCATGGACATGATGGAGTCGCCTGCCAAGTTCGGTCAGTCAGCCCAGCACCACATATTCT GTCTTGAAGAGGACGCTCTTCTTACCCCGTGTTGTGGAGGGCCCGTCACGCTTCTCTGTGGTGACGACGGTGGAAACCTATGCCAGAACCCGTCGTCTCGCCTTTTCTGGGACGGTGTCCACCTCACGGAGGCAGCTTACCACTACATGGCTCACCTCTTGCTTCGCAGCATAGACGACACCACTGTAAGAGGGGCCAGCTACAGTTTGTAA
- the LOC125509938 gene encoding GDSL esterase/lipase At5g45910-like isoform X2 yields the protein MRSKRLCLCAAVCWLLLVPLLGPVSAAGRYDSIFSFGGSSSDTGNNLVVFPSSARADYVLRPPYGSTFFGRPTGRCSDGRLVVDFIAQHLGLPFVPPSLAHNGSFRHGANFAVSGSTALDAAFFRRLLPRTRKPLSTSLGVQLRWFESLKPSLCGTTQECETFFSRSLFVVGEFGTNDYGIFVENGAAGMALVPDVVGAISMAVERLIKHGATSLVVPGVIPLGCVPKILTGDYCLEDYNKLATHHNLLLQEALDKLRVRHPGTTIVYADQFGPVMDMMESPAKFGLEEDALLTPCCGGPVTLLCGDDGGNLCQNPSSRLFWDGVHLTEAAYHYMAHLLLRSIDDTTVRGASYSL from the exons ATGAGGAGCAAGCGGCTGTGCCTGTGCGCTGCCGTCTGCTGGCTCCTCCTCGTACCACTCTTGGGCCCGGTCTCCGCGGCCGGGCGATACGATTCCATCTTCAGCTTCGGCGGCTCCTCCTCCGACACCGGCAACAACCTCGTCGTCTTCCCCTCCAGCGCCCGCGCCGACTACGTCCTGCGCCCGCCCTACGGCTCCACCTTCTTCGGCCGCCCCACCGGCCGCTGCTCCGACGGCCGCCTCGTCGTCGATTTCATCG CGCAACACCTGGGCCTGCCGTTCGTCCCGCCGTCGCTGGCGCACAACGGAAGCTTCCGCCATGGCGCCAACTTCGCCGTCAGCGGCTCCACCGCTCTCGACGCCGCTTTCTTCCGCCGCCTGCTTCCCCGCACCAGGAAGCCTCTCAGCACCAGCCTGGGCGTGCAGCTGCGGTGGTTCGAGTCTCTCAAGCCTTCGCTCTGCGGCACAACCCAAG AGTGCGAAACGTTCTTCAGCAGATCGCTCTTCGTCGTGGGGGAATTCGGGACCAATGATTACGGCATCTTCGTCGAGAACGGCGCGGCAGGGATGGCGCTAGTTCCAGATGTCGTCGGTGCCATCTCCATGGCCGTCGAG AGGCTCATCAAGCACGGGGCGACGAGTTTAGTGGTGCCTGGGGTGATCCCGTTGGGATGCGTCCCCAAGATCCTCACCGGCGACTATTGCCTCGAAGACTACAACAAGCTAGCGACGCACCACAACTTGCTGCTGCAGGAGGCCCTGGACAAGCTCCGAGTCAGGCACCCCGGCACCACCATCGTCTATGCCGACCAATTCGGCCCCGTCATGGACATGATGGAGTCGCCTGCCAAGTTCG GTCTTGAAGAGGACGCTCTTCTTACCCCGTGTTGTGGAGGGCCCGTCACGCTTCTCTGTGGTGACGACGGTGGAAACCTATGCCAGAACCCGTCGTCTCGCCTTTTCTGGGACGGTGTCCACCTCACGGAGGCAGCTTACCACTACATGGCTCACCTCTTGCTTCGCAGCATAGACGACACCACTGTAAGAGGGGCCAGCTACAGTTTGTAA